A single Cannabis sativa cultivar Pink pepper isolate KNU-18-1 chromosome 7, ASM2916894v1, whole genome shotgun sequence DNA region contains:
- the LOC115696303 gene encoding sphinganine C4-monooxygenase 2-like, with the protein IVADEILGIFVPILVYWVYYGMYLLLDLKIDENYRLHTKRDEMEKNTVDKSTVIKGVLLQQFIQAITTTICYMVRKYIYIIKVNRKGGDDVDGDDNNDERSMVMTIIILGWQWGIAMLVVDTWQYFMHRYMHQNKYLYKYIHSQHHRLVVPYAFGALYNHPLEGLLVDTMSGALSFFVSGMSPKTSIFFFSFATIKAIDDHCGLCLPWNPFHIIFKNNTLYHDVHHQLYGNKFNFSQPFLVMWDKLFGTYLPPTTLHCVPSN; encoded by the exons ATTGTTGCTGATGAAATATTGGGAATTTTTGTCCCAATTCTAGTTTACTGGGTATATTATGGAATGTACCTTCTTCTGGATTTAAAAATAGATGAAAATTATAGATTACATACAAAAAGAGATGAGATGGAGAAGAATACAGTGGACAAATCAACTGTCATAAAAGGTGTTCTCCTTCAACAGTTCATACAAGCAATCACAACAACCATATGTTATATggtaagaaaatatatatac ataattaaggttAATCGAAAGGGTGGTGATGATGTTGATGGAGATGATAATAATGATGAAAGGTCTATGGTGATgacaattattattttgggaTGGCAATGGGGTATTGCTATGCTGGTTGTGGACACATGGCAATATTTCATGCACCGCTATATGCATCAGAACAAATATTTGTACAAATATATTCACTCCCAACACCACCGGCTGGTGGTGCCTTACGCATTTGGAGCTCTGTACAATCATCCTTTGGAAGGGCTTTTGGTGGACACAATGAGCGGAGCATTGTCATTTTTTGTGTCTGGTATGTCACCTAAAACGTCAATATTTTTCTTCTCCTTCGCCACTATCAAAGCCATCGATGACCATTGCGGGTTATGCCTTCCTTGGAATCCATTTCATATCATCTTCAAAAACAACACTCTTTATCACGATGTGCACCATCAATTATATGGCAACAAGTTCAACTTTTCCCAACCCTTTTTGGTCATGTGGGATAAGTTGTTTGGTACCTACCTTCCCCCTACTACTCTTCACTGTGTACCATCTAATTAG
- the LOC115697418 gene encoding uncharacterized protein LOC115697418: MGIEIRNDNVGYRELNNVDITDSDLFYHVRDALTSVSKGDSDKYNQLVAVMHHRGRLAPDEVALLVTSLKALSVAVSHIDNVLHHSLLVSIFSMNMWSCRIDVMDALIELIISLAASSGKYVDSCLEMLVGNFTPPSSMIEFLKQPRGISIKYQVLSRVHSSLEVLADLVPISPMRLLPIVIQRKPHYTSKEASLVVYAENMLKLESCIFGELVRSTMISGLIDLLVDLDVEIGWDDILHDDSTKGIFNMELEDIDEASDDELMDSSELPRELSRKGLVGNLFAEKLDNLMVVVFEHLNSCEEGGRLNEVFGNLLQSFQKTVLTAYKSKFSQFIMFYACALDPENCGSRFTKMLLDIFVCNTHPPILRMSAVAYLASYLSRGKFLSTSSIAKTLKSLVQWCLDYCNSHEGEINPKAHRIFYSGCQAIMYVLCFRMRSLVGVPWFKSQLLVPINLILSHNLSPLKVCLPSIVTEFLRQSKAADLFTSSEKFNFDEYLESESEFSKAFGGMERLDMFFPFDPCLLKRSDSFIRPNYVYWSMVRPTYNDEEEDSSDEEVEVNTEIEGNHEDFDIDEFDNALNQMSITPKNRFAGGFNEHLRMPSRIRPSTSPESL, from the exons ATGGGAATCGAAATTAGGAACGATAACGTGGGGTATCGTGAATTAAACAATGTCGATATCACTGATTCCGATTTGTTCTATCACGTTAGAGATGCTCTTACTTCTGTTTCAAAG GGGGACAGTGACAAGTATAACCAGCTTGTTGCAGTCATGCACCACAGGGGACGTCTTGCTCCTGATGAGGTTGCACTGCTCGTG ACGAGTTTGAAGGCACTGTCTGTTGCAGTGTCACATATTGATAATGTTCTTCATCACTCTCTTCTTGTTTCT ATATTCTCAATGAACATGTGGTCCTGTAGGATTGATGTGATGGATGCTCTGATTGAACTAATCATTTCATTG GCTGCTTCAAGTGGGAAATATGTTGATTCGTGTTTAGAGATGCTGGTTGGAAATTTCACGCCCCCTTCTTCAATGATAGAGTTTTTGAAACAACCACGAGGTATTTCAATAAAGTACCAAGTTCTATCTCGGGTGCATTCATCTCTGGAAGTCTTAGCTGATTTGGTGCCGATTTCTCCCATGAGATTGTTGCCAATTGTAATACAGAGGAAGCCACACTATACTTCTAAGGAAGCT AGTCTTGTTGTTTATGCAGAAAACATGTTAAAACTGGAAAGCTGCATTTTTGGTGAGCTTGTTAGAAGTACAATGATTTCAGGGTTGATTGATTTGCTGGTTGATTTGGAT GTGGAGATTGGGTGGGATGACATCTTACATGATGACTCCACTAAGGGAATTTTTAATATGGAGCTAGAAGATATTGATGAGGCTTCAGATGATGAATTGATGGATAGCTCTGAG CTTCCAAGAGAATTGAGCAGGAAGGGCTTAGTAGGAAATCTGTTTGCCGAGAAGTTGGATAACTTGATGGTGGTAGTCTTTGAGCATTTGAATTCCTGTGAAGAAGGTGGCCGTTTAAATGAG GTATTTGGAAATCTTCTCCAATCATTTCAGAAGACTGTTCTGACTGCATACAAGTCAAAATTTTCTCAG TTTATAATGTTCTATGCTTGTGCTCTGGATCCTGAGAACTGTGGAAGTAGATTTACAAAGATGCTTTTAGATATCTTTGTTTGTAATACTCATCCCCCAATTTTGAG gATGAGTGCTGTGGCTTATCTTGCTAGTTATTTGTCCCGTGGAAAGTTTTTGTCAACATCTTCAATTGCAAAAACCTTGAAAAG TTTGGTTCAATGGTGCTTGGATTACTGCAATTCGCATGAAGGTGAAATAAACCCAAAGGCTCATAGGATTTTTTACTCTGGATGTCAG GCCATTATGTATGTATTGTGTTTTCGTATGAGATCTTTGGTGGGTGTTCCTTGGTTCAAATCACAGCTTCTTGTGCCTATAAACCTGATATTGTCTCATAATTTGAGTCCATTGAAG GTTTGTCTCCCTTCTATCGTAACTGAGTTTCTAAGACAATCAAAAGCAGCTGATTTGTTCACCTCGTCTGAGAAATTCAATTTTGACGAGTACCTGGAATCAGAATCAGAATTCTCTAAAGCTTTCGGAGGGATGGAGAGACTAGATATGTTCTTTCCATTTGACCCGTGTTTGCTAAAACGAAGTGACAG CTTCATCCGACCAAACTACGTATACTGGTCCATGGTCAGACCTACATATAACGACGAAGAAGAAGATAGCAGTGATGAAGAAGTGGAAGTGAATACAGAGATTGAAGGGAATCACGAAGATTTTGATATTGATGAGTTTGACAATGCTCTGAACCAAATGTCCATCACCCCGAAGAACCGGTTTGCGGGTGGTTTTAATGAACACCTGCGGATGCCCTCAAGAATCAGACCATCGACAAGTCCCGAGTCTTTGTGA
- the LOC133028986 gene encoding pleiotropic drug resistance protein 1-like, translating to MDSFANRVEGDDKEVLNWAAIERLPTYERLKQGILDTCTVDVHHLSIQQKQSLVEKLVKVLDQHNQTFLAKLKNRIHSVRIELPTVEVRLEHLIVETKIYVGKELYLHSLTSQRMSLR from the exons ATGGATTCTTTTGCCAATAGAGTAGAAGGTGATGACAAAGAAGTTCTTAATTGGGCAGCAATTGAGAGGCTTCCAACATACGAACGACTAAAACAAGGAATACTAGACACTTGTACAGTTGATGTACACCATCTTAGTATTCAACAAAAACAGAGTTTGGTTGAGAAACTGGTCAAGGTGCTTGACCAACATAATCAAACTTTCTTGGCCAAACTCAAGAATCGCATTCACAG TGTTAGAATTGAGCTACCTACTGTTGAAGTTCGTCTTGAACATCTCATTGTTGAGACAAAAATTTATGTGGGAAAAGAGCTCTACCTTCATTCATTAACTTCACAACGAATGTCATTGaggtaa
- the LOC133029108 gene encoding protein yippee-like, giving the protein MFFFTFFFLLLITNNTIWLINVVLDDEAKETTKILLSFWEKLSNRDMGRLFLITIEAEGEGVIYVCSKCNNHITHSHHIVPPPDISFPGNGQGRLAFSKVVNIFTDGIIEVDSTGVFEFEQMYCVGCGELIGWKIASFPEILKGKYIIQFY; this is encoded by the exons ATGTTTttctttacctttttttttcttcttcttataactAACAATACAATTTGGCTAATTAATGTCGTTCTTGATGATGAAGCAAAGGAAACGACCAAGATTTTGTTGTCGTTTTGGGAGAAATTAAGCAATAGAGACATGGGAAGGCTTTTCTTGATCACTATTGAAGCTGAAGGTGAAGGAGTAATATACGTGTGCAGCAAATGTAACAATCATATAACTCACTCTCATCATATTGTGCCTCCACcg GATATTTCTTTCCCCGGAAATGGACAGGGTCGACTAGCTTTTAGCAAAGT TGTAAATATATTTACGGATGGAATAATAGAGGTGGATTCAACTGGTGTATTTGAGTTTGAGCAAATGTATTGTGTTGGTTGTGGTGAATTGATAGGATGGAAAATT GCTTCTTTCCCTGAAATACTCAAAGGAAAATACatcatacaattttattaa